The following proteins come from a genomic window of Mucinivorans hirudinis:
- a CDS encoding DNA-binding protein HU: MTKAELISSVAKKTGIEKGTIAAVIEASMDSIKSTMAEGENIYLRGFGTFLIKERAEKVARNISKNTTITIPAHKIAAFKPAKEFQKVIK; encoded by the coding sequence ATGACAAAAGCAGAATTAATAAGCTCGGTGGCTAAAAAAACCGGTATTGAAAAAGGCACTATTGCTGCCGTTATTGAGGCTTCAATGGACTCGATTAAGAGCACGATGGCTGAGGGTGAGAATATTTACCTCAGAGGCTTCGGCACTTTTCTGATTAAAGAGCGCGCAGAAAAGGTGGCTCGTAACATCTCTAAGAACACGACCATTACTATCCCTGCCCATAAAATAGCCGCGTTTAAACCGGCCAAAGAGTTTCAAAAGGTAATCAAGTAG